In the genome of Halobacteriovorax sp. DA5, the window GAAAAGAGAATCTTTCAATTCAAAAATAGTTGGTCAAGTGAGTGGGGTGATGAAGGCTATGGTTATATGTCTTATGACTATGTCATGAAACATGCAGTTGATCCCATCTCATTTAGATGGGACCGTTTTTTGGCCGATATCAGAAAATAATATCAAATAAGATATTTAAAATTCTGACTCTCAATTGAATTAATACTTTCAAATGTTGTCTGTGCAATATTACTTAATGCCTCATGAGTTAAGAAAGCTTGATGAGAAGTAATTAGAACATTTGGAAAAGTCATTAACCTTGCTAGGTCATCATCTTGAAGTACGTCTTGAGAGTGATCATCAAAGAATAGATTTTCCTCTTCTTCATATACATCAAGACCTGCAGCTAATATCTTCTTCTCTTTTAGGTTTTTAATAAGGGCCTTCGTATCGACGAGCCCTCCACGACTTGTATTAATAAGAACGACACCGTCTTGCATTTTAGCAATATTGGCATCATTAATGAGATGGTATGAGCTTTTATTAAGAGGAATATGAAGTGAGATGATCTTCGATTCTTTTAAAATTTCATCAAATCCAACATACTCAACACCCAGCTTCTCTAACTCAGTGTCTTTTGTTAGGTCAAACGCTAGAACTCGACATCCAAAACCAAGGGCTATCTTACAAAAGGCTTTCCCAATCTTACCCGTACCAATAACTCCAATCGTTTTCTTATAAAGGTCAAAACCGACAAGTCCATCGAGATTAAAATTATTCTCTCTAACGCGATTATACGCCTTATGAGTTTTTCTATTTAAAGTTAGAATCATTGCCATCGTATGCTCTGCAATTGCTTGAGGGGAGTATTCTGGAACTCTTGTAACAGGGA includes:
- a CDS encoding 2-hydroxyacid dehydrogenase; protein product: MKIIVFSTHNFEKEYLLKQANGHNVTFIKEQLNPETAQLAKGHDVVCIFTNDKVSKEVLDQLSDFGIKLITLRCAGFNNVDLEYAKSKKIPVTRVPEYSPQAIAEHTMAMILTLNRKTHKAYNRVRENNFNLDGLVGFDLYKKTIGVIGTGKIGKAFCKIALGFGCRVLAFDLTKDTELEKLGVEYVGFDEILKESKIISLHIPLNKSSYHLINDANIAKMQDGVVLINTSRGGLVDTKALIKNLKEKKILAAGLDVYEEEENLFFDDHSQDVLQDDDLARLMTFPNVLITSHQAFLTHEALSNIAQTTFESINSIESQNFKYLI